One Paramisgurnus dabryanus chromosome 9, PD_genome_1.1, whole genome shotgun sequence DNA segment encodes these proteins:
- the tbc1d15 gene encoding TBC1 domain family member 15 yields MAATTPPKVVFEHEGVFIHTSPDESEDQDLISGFLRIIEKDGETLVEYKPLEDADPSNILCACKDSSSVVEWTQSSENNPHRPVDHQLSYETEWDMINAVSFRRKTHSHGEGGSNHVNDRNRWAFSFNVCDLRSITVKCEGWSYLIFRLKDGTSLPIIHFHQGGSTAFLDSLRKSVQISDPDDKGVLFVSTYNKAFSQSFENLLDDVNYGFVQKFKKDPYTTTLGGFSKVTNFLFDQFRVPDSECHQRPEEEVADLLGELIPGLEINQQEEPGFEVITRLDLGPRPEVQRNGPVTMEQWTKFQDSEGRLINIPHIKHLIFKGGLCHAVRKEAWKFLLGYLPWNTTHEERKILQMRKTDEYFRMKLQWKSISEEQERRNSRLRDYRSLIEKDVNRTDRTNKFYEGLDNPGLILLHDILMTYSMYDFDLGYVQGMSDLLSPILFVMENEVDAFWCFVSLMDEMHENFEEQMQGMKTQLIQLSSLLRLQDLAFWNYLEAQDSGYLYFCFRWLLIRFKREFNFPDILRLWEVMWTGLPCQNFHLLVCCAILDSEKQKIMDRKYGFNEILKHINELSMKLDIEEILTKSESICLQIKNCKDLPNSVSEILGLPTALKSSTAALETSEYGILESPQTSPRSTHRQDQVVSNGHSHLKETTQNGCKVAFIS; encoded by the exons ATGGCGGCTACAACTCCTCCCAAG GTTGTGTTTGAACATGAGGGAGTTTTTATACACACATCTCCAGATGAATCTGAAGATCAGGATTTAATATCAGGATTCCTCAGGATCATTGAAAAA GATGGTGAAACTCTTGTGGAATACAAGCCGTTGGAAGACGCAGATCCCTCAAACATACTGTGTGCCTGCAAG GACTCCAGCTCGGTGGTTGAATGGACTCAGAGTTCAGAAAACAATCCTCACAGACCCGTTGACCATCAGCTGAGCTATGAAACAGAATGGGATATGATCAATGCTGTCTCATTCAGGAGGAAAACCCATAGCCACGGAGAAG gTGGATCAAACCACGTAAATGACCGCAACAGATGGGCCTTCTCTTTTAATGTGTGTGACCTCAGGTCTATCACAGTTAAATGTGAGGGCTGGTCTTACCTCATTTTCCGCTTGAAGGATGGCACTTCACTACCAATCATTCATTTTCACCAGGGAGGGAGCACAGCGTTCCTGGATAGCCTAAGGAAATCCGTTCAGATCAGCGA cCCAGATGATAAAGGCGTCCTTTTTGTCAGCACCTACAACAAAGCTTTTTCACAGTCCTTTGAGAACCTTCTGGATGATGTAAACTATGGATTTGTACAG AAATTCAAGAAGGATCCCTACACAACAACACTCGGTGGCTTTTCCAAGGTCACTAACTTTCTATTTGACCAGTTTCGGGTGCCTGATTCCGAGTGTCACCAGCGGCCTGAAGAGGAGGTTGCTGACCTGTTGGGAGAGCTCATTCCTGGACTAGAGATTAACCAACAGGAAGAGCCAGGCTTTGAAGTCATTACCAGA CTTGATCTGGGGCCGAGGCCAGAAGTGCAGAGGAACGGTCCGGTTACAATGGAACAATGGACAAAGTTCCAGGATTCAGAAGGAAGATTGATCAACATTCCTCACATAAAGCATCTCATATTTAAAGGG gGCCTTTGCCATGCTGTAAGAAAAGAGGCTTGGAAGTTTTTACTTGGATATTTGCCATGGAACACCACCCACGAAGAAAGAAAAATACTTCAGATGAGAAAAAC AGACGAATACTTCAGAATGAAGCTTCAGTGGAAATCCATAAGCGAGGAGCAGGAACGCAGAAACTCCAGATTACGAGATTACAGAAGCCTTATTG AAAAAGACGTCAACCGAACCGACCGCACTAACAAGTTTTATGAAGGCCTGGACAACCCTGGCTTAATATTACTACATGACATCCTGATGACCTACAGCATGTACGACTTTGATTTAG GTTATGTGCAGGGCATGAGTGACCTACTATCTCCCATTCTCTTTGTGATGGAGAATGAAGTTGATGCCTTCTGGTGCTTTGTTTCACTCATGGATGAGATG CACGAAAACTTTGAGGAACAGATGCAGGGAATGAAGACCCAGCTGATTCAGCTCAGCTCTTTGCTACGTCTTCAAGACCTTGCCTTCTGGAACTATCTTG AGGCACAGGATTCTGGATACTTATATTTCTGTTTTCGATGGTTATTGATCCGATTTAAGAGAGAGTTTAATTTTCCTGACATCCTTCGCCTTTGGGAg GTCATGTGGACCGGACTGCCTTGCCAAAACTTTCACCTTCTGGTGTGCTGTGCCATTTTAGACTCGGAGAAACAAAAAATAATGGACAGAAAATATGGATTCAATGAAATCCTAAAG CACATAAATGAACTCTCCATGAAATTGGACATTGAGGAAATCCTTACCAAGTCCGAGTCTATCTGTTTGCAGATAAAGAATTGTAAG GACTTACCAAATTCAGTAAGTGAGATACTGGGTCTGCCCACTGCCTTGAAATCCTCAACAGCAGCATTAGAAACCAGTGAGTATGGAATACTCGAGTCACCACAGACCTCACCAAGATCCACGCACAGACAAGACCAGGTCGTGTCCAATGGCCACAGTCACCTAAAAGAAACGACACAAAATGGCTGCAAAGTAGCCTTTATTTCCTAG
- the tph2 gene encoding tryptophan 5-hydroxylase 2 produces the protein MQGKKTSQETVTMSSELQPNPKGPQTPPKSPVGLLRKRGQEAMPKMQPSMMMFSSKYWARRGMSLDSAMFDQQHLGASMLRRTSFNRIEERPDKEEQKSSLDPGKLAVIFSLKNEVGCLVKALRLFQEKHVNLAHIESRRSKKISSDVEIYAECSCTKKEFNELVQHLKDHVNIVSYNTPQKVWSSETLDCLDCVCVLGGLPDADGIPWFPHKISELDQCSHRVLMYGSELDADHPGFKDKVYRQRRKYFVEVAMNYKFGQPIPRIEYTSEEVRTWGVVFRELTKLYPTHACREYLKNLPLLKKHCGYREDNIPQLEDVSMFLRERSGFTVRPVAGYLSPRDFLAGLAYRVFNCTQYIRHSTDPLYTPEPDTCHELLGHVPLLADPKFAQFSQEIGLASLGASDEDIQKLATCYFFTIEFGLCKQDGQLRAYGAGLLSSIGELRHALSDKATVKVFDPKTTCFQECLITTFQDVYFVSESFEEAKEKMRDFAKSIKRPFSVYYNPYTQSIDLLKDTRSIENVVQDLRSDLTTVCDALGKMNTYLGI, from the exons ATGCAGGGAAAGAAGACGTCTCAAGAGACAGTAACTATGTCCTCTGAACTGCAGCCTAATCCAAAGGGGCCACAGACACCTCCTAAATCACCTGTTGGTCTTCTAAGGAAAAGGGGTCAAGAAGCAATGCCAAAGATGCAACCTTCCATGATGATGTTCTCCAGCAAATACTGGGCTCGGCGAGGGATGTCTCTGGATTCGGCAATGTTTGATCAACAGCACCTTGGAGCATCCATG CTCCGGAGAACATCCTTTAATCGGATAGAGGAGAGACCTGACAAAGAAGAACAGAAATCCAGCCTTGACCCTGGGAAATTAGCCGTGATTTTCTCTCTCAAGAATGAAGTGGGCTGTCTTGTAAAAGCCTTGAGACTCTTTCAG GAAAAGCATGTGAATTTGGCCCACATTGAGTCTCGCAGGTCCAAAAAAATATCGAGTGATGTGGAGATATATGCAGAGTGCAGTTGTACAAAAAAGGAGTTTAATGAGCTTGTGCAGCACCTAAAAGATCACGTCAACATCGTCTCATACAACACACCTCAAAAAGTGTGGTCTTCAGAGACTCTTG ATTGTTTGGACTGCGTGTGTGTTTTGGGTGGGTTGCCGGATGCGGATGGGATTCCCTGGTTTCCTCATAAGATCTCAGAGCTGGACCAGTGTTCTCATAGAGTACTGATGTATGGATCCGAATTGGATGCTGATCATCCA GGCTTTAAAGACAAGGTGTACCGACAGAGGAGGAAGTATTTTGTGGAGGTTGCCATGAACTACAAATT CGGGCAGCCCATCCCGCGTATAGAGTACACATCCGAGGAGGTGAGGACGTGGGGTGTGGTGTTCAGAGAGCTGACTAAACTCTATCCTACTCATGCCTGCCGCGAATATTTGAAAAACCTCCCTTTGCTCAAAAAGCATTGTGGGTACAGAGAGGACAACATCCCACAGCTGGAAGACGTTTCTATGTTCCTGAGAG AGAGGTCAGGGTTCACCGTACGACCTGTAGCCGGGTATCTGTCACCACGTGATTTCCTGGCCGGTCTGGCTTACCGAGTGTTTAACTGCACTCAGTATATACGTCATAGCACAGATCCTCTATATACACCAGAACC GGACACCTGCCATGAACTGCTTGGTCATGTACCACTCCTGGCAGATCCCAAGTTTGCTCAGTTTTCACAGGAGATTGGCCTTGCGTCTCTTGGGGCTTCCGATGAGGACATACAAAAACTGGCAACT TGCTATTTCTTCACAATTGAGTTTGGATTGTGCAAACAGGATGGTCAGTTGAGAGCTTACGGAGCAGGTTTGCTGTCTTCAATTGGAGAGTTAAGG CATGCATTATCTGACAAAGCCACAGTGAAGGTGTTTGATCCCAAAACAACGTGCTTTCAGGAATGTCTCATTACAACTTTTCAAGATGTTTATTTTGTCTCTGAGAGTTTTGAAGAGGCAAAGGAGAAAATGAG GGATTTTGCTAAATCAATAAAGAGACCGTTTTCAGTCTACTACAATCCGTACACCCAAAGCATTGATTTGCTGAAGGACACCAGGAGCATCGAGAATGTGGTGCAAGATCTACGCAGCGACCTCACCACCGTCTGTGACGCTCTGGGAAAAATGAACACGTACCTCGGCATCTGA
- the LOC135769532 gene encoding apoptosis facilitator Bcl-2-like protein 14: MEDDSFITNSNEYRLLEVYYQKRTSKITPCVCMFSAQSATGDEGFHNVAEKLTQIVDSGLIVSEGVEADGNDDIIERLVELLKESGDELNEKIKRNHKLFEDLQRAITYSMFEKLITTFIKSVVPQTTRNREQIALTFEMTSRLRALDLQPMNRVMGFGAQYLQQHFTPWVQKHGGWEKAFEDDDDEEEGH; encoded by the exons ATGGAGGACGATTCGTTTATAACAAACAGTAATGAATATCGATTGCTGGAGGTGTATTACCAGAAGAGAACGTCAAAAATCACACCTTGTGTCTGCATGTTTTCTGCACAGTCAGCAACAG GTGATGAAGGTTTCCACAATGTGGCTGAAAAACTGACTCAGATTGTCGACAGCGGGCTCATTGTTTCAGAGGGGGTTGAAGCAGATGGCAACG ATGATATTATAGAGAGGCTCGTTGAGTTACTGAAGGAATCGGGGGACGAGCTTAATGAGAAG ATTAAGAGGAACCATAAGCTTTTTGAAGATCTGCAGCGTGCTATAACTTACAGCATGTTTGAAAAGTTAATTACAACTTTCATCAAGAGTGTGGTACCGCAGACCACAAGGAACCGTGAGCAGATAGCCCTGACCTTTGAAATGACCAGCAGGCTCAGGGCTCTGGATCTACAACCCATGAACAGGGTGATGGGATTTGGGGCTCAATACTTACAGCAGCACTTTACTCCCTGGGTTCAGAAGCATGGTGGCTGG GAGAAAGCATTTGAAGACGACGATGATGAGGAGGAGGGTCATTGA